CAGATCATTCATTGCCTCATGATTTAGCTAATAAATGTGGTTTCAAGTCTATGAATATCGATTCCATCTCAAGGTCATCTCTTCAAAATGGAAATGGAAATGAGAAACCAAAGGCTGATAATTTTGTCAGATCAAGTGAAGAGTATAATGGATGCCGGAGCGGAACAGTGGAAAGATGTGATCAGCAATCATCCGATGTTCACAGCAGAAGTGAATCATCATTTTCAAGTTCAATATCTAGTACTGATTGCATACTTCCAGTTTCAGGACAGGCATCCGGAATATCCGATAAGCCGCAAAATGTTGACAATGTTGTTGGGAACAAACAAAGTCCTGCATCGAGAATCCAAGGGACGAGAAATGATAATCTTATTATGAACAATAATAACATTAATACTAGTGCTAAGCAAAATGATTCAAGAGTTGATTCACATCCTATATTGAACTCGGGGGCTGGTGAAGTGGCCACTTCATCTCATGTTAATAAGTTGATTGAAGAACTTCGCAGCCAATCAGTTGAAGTGCAAACCATAGCTGCAGAAGAATTGAGGCTTCTTACAAAGAATGACATGGAAAACCGAATTATTGTGGGGCGGTGTGGGGCTGTTGAGCCTTTACTTTCGCTTCTGTATTCGGACATGAAGATAACACAAGAGCATGCTGTGACAGCTCTGTTAAATTTGTCAATCAATGAAGATAACAAGACTTTGATTATGGAAGCTGGAGCCATAGAACCTCTTATCCATGTTTTGAAGACAGGAAATGATGGTGCTAAAGAAAATTCTGCGGCAGCACTATTCAGCCTCTCTGTAATagaaaacaacaaagaaaaaatcGGCCGATCCGGCGCAGTCAAAGCCTTGGTGGATCTTCTTGCCTGGGGAACTCTTAGAGGGAAAAAGGATGCTGCTACTGCTTTATTTAACTTGTCAATATTTCATGATAACAAAGCTCGAATAGTTCAAGCTGGAGCTGTGAAGTTTCTGGTTCGGTTGATGGACTCTGCGGATGGAATGGTTGACAAGGCTGTTGCACTTCTGTCAAACCTGTCAACAATTCCAGAGGGCCGGATAGAAATCGCAAGGGAAGGAGGCATCCCCTTATTAGTTGAAATTGTTGAAACAGGTTCACATAGGGGAAAGGAGAATGCTGCTTCTGTTCTGTTACAGTTATGCCTTCATAGTACCAAGTTTTGTATTCTTGTTTTGCAAGAAGGAGCTGTACCTTCCCTAGTTGCATTATCTCAATCCGGTACGCCGAGAGCCAAGGAAAAGGTATGAAATTATCCCACTCAACTCAACATTAATAATGCTTGCATTTTCATTATCTAAACTCGAAAACCATGGGGCGAATCATAATCATCCACGCATTTGTTGGAAACAACACAAACTAAGACTTGTCCTATAGTGCCTGCTATGAATCTTCTTTTAGATCTCCATGTCCTGTACTCATTTTGTTGAAACTAATTGCGCAAATCTTTCCAATATATGCTCTACAGTAAGGAGATTGGTGAAGTGGGAAAGTGAAGGCCCGATCACCattgaatttgtaatttttatatattatttgtgaGCTTCACTATCTTGATTTAAGGATGATTCGAGTCTCACTTTTTCACTTTATCAACTGTCTCACTTTAGAGTAGCTTCCTAAAAGTGAACACTTCTCCTAAAGGTAATAAAATAGAAACCTTAAAAATGGTGTCTTAAGTTCTCATTATCTTAACAAACAATGTCATGAGCATAGTTCAAAATGTGCAAGAAAAGATGCTAATATGTTGGTTGCATTCACGCAGGCACAACAACTTCTCAGTCATTTTCGCAATCAGCGTGAAGGAGCTGCTGCGAAGGGAAAATCATGATGGCAAATTTTTGGTTATTTCAAATCTCATTACCCCATTTTTATTGGCTTAAATTGATCTGTGATGATCATGTTCCCCCCATAGCTGTTGTTGAGGACTCTAGGACTTATTTGATTGCATTCtgtttttctcaatttttgaaTGTATCATTTGTGAagctattttctcttttcttggGGTGGCTTATCattttttggtattatttttcCCCCTTTTATAATTAAgggctttaattttctttctaataTTTGGGAGTTTTGCTTAGGAGGAGGTTAGGGTACTTTTTCTCTCAAGATTTTAGCTTTGAAGATGTAATCTATGACACTATTCTACTCTAGATCATAACAGATGTGTGTacatatttttgtatatatactaTAGATTCTTGTGATATGCTACATTAAATTGTTGTACCTTGTATTGTGATATCTTagaatttttcataatttccTTCTATTTTAAGGGGGAAAAAAAGGTTATAGGTAATATTGAACTCATTTTGTATTTGGGCAAAATGTGATGTAGAACACTTactatgtaaaataatttaagaaaaatatctttttttttttgggtatacAAGAAATcagtaatttattattttcttctgtTATATATAATGGGATTGGAAAAGAGTTTGTTCTACggatttttatttctaaaatatttgtcATCATTATCTCAATAAAAAAGGTTTTTAGCTATTTATAAGACCCTAAATCTAAGATCTCTTAGTTAGAATGTCATCTTTGACTTATTTCACACTTGttacaattttatatatttaataattaaaatggtAGATTATTAGGAATGCTAGTGTTTATTCATACACTAATTCTATTACTAACGTTACATTTAAACCTTGAAACTTTGGTCTAGTGACTTATTACTTGGtcttttaactaattttatttgcCCTTAATTGGATGGTCCACAACAAAAGAATTAGTCATTGAATTTGGTGATGAATATTCTTAAAAACCAAAAGTAAAAGCAAGAAAGGCAATTACCTCAAAAACCTAAAAGTGAATGGTATTTCAAATGTTTATGAAATActagtattttaataattttaacggttgattttaattataaaaaatatatataatatatattaattgaaattattaattaaaaaattactagaACATTAGTAttgtagaaatatttaaaaatttttttatattttaactgcTACGTTATTATTGATATCTCCATGAtcatatagataaataaaattatagaaagaaTTTTAAGTGTATCGGAAATATCGGTGTTCCAGTTGTTTTAACTGTTgatctgaattataaaaaatatatataatctatattaattaaaattaacggtTAAAACAATTGAAATACCAGTATGTTTTCTAATAcacttgaaattttttcaaaattatatacatataagttGACAAATCTTGGGCCTTATAGGCATGAGTAGAAAATAACATAATTGGGCTTACCATCCTTTGTTTGAGAGGATATTTTATGGTGATGATTTGAACAATTAGGgattttaccaaaaaaaaaatataattagggGAAACATGaccaaaaacagagaaaaacAATTAGGGGAAAGAAAATGACAAAAGAGACATTAATTATAGGGGGTATGGTTTATTTATGTGGTCCAATTTTGCATTGTTCACCTTCACCTCATGTGAATGGGTAGGTTCACCTTACACTATTAACTTGGTCAAAGTGACGTGTATGTACAACAAAAAAGATTCTTGTGTTATACAGAGTGGGTTTGGATGTTACTTCTTAAAGGAGTTTCAGTGGTACACTATTTCATAATCTTCCAATAAAATTGCGTCTAGTAGAAGAATGAATATTTATGActatacaaagaaaagaaagaaagaaagaaaagagtatATATATAGGCCAGTATGTTTTGAAGGAGGAATAATATTCTTACTTAGGGATGTCAATGGGCGGGGCAGGAGCAGGGGATGCCTACCTGCTTCTCGTTTTCGTTTTCAGAATTAATTTTTGtctctgtttaattttttattataggaAAATAATTGTCcttatttatgttttttgtgtttttcgtaTTTTTTGTGGGACCTATTCCCCATCTctctatatttaatatttatataaaaattataataaaaatatcaaaaaaataaaaaaataaactacaaaatattattacaaataCATAAACATATCTTATTTAAGATTATATGTCTAGAAATATAACATAGCAAATCATagttcataaaataaaatcttgaacAATAGAGTTAGGATTTTTCAATGagtgaaattactaaaaaaattctatattaGAAATAAAGTAAGAGTTATTAAGtaagttaaaaattcaaaaaattatcgAGAATGGGATGGGAATTTCCGCTCGGGTTTCGCGTTTGTCTTGGGAGAATTTTGCTCTCCCATACCGATCTTCACGGAAAAAATTCCTTACTATTAGGGTCCCATTTGGGACAGTCTCCACAGAATCCCTGTCTCCTGAAAATTTTTGACACTCCTAATCTTATTTTCACTAAATTTACACCATTCTAAAGTTTGATTTAAAAGTCTAAcggcttttttttcttttaaataaatatttgaattgattttcaaaaaattttttaaattaaatattttagttcttaataaatttttattttttaaaaatttttaaaaattactctTAGTAGACAAATTGGTCTCTTCATCACtttcaatcaaaattttaatatacatattaaataaataaaattttaaattataagataattaaatctaaaaatattaatataagatAAACTACTCTCTCTTCAAAACGATAGAAGAACAAATATGTTCGACGAAATTAATTTTccagaatttttaaaaaataaaaatttacttgAGATTAAAGTGTTCGAGCTAACATTCTTTAAGATCTAACCagagtgtttattattattattataaaatccTTAATTTACGTTCAgattatatgattttttaccGTATGGAGAATTTCTTATCATCACGTGGAATATATGTGCATAAAAGTTACAAACTTTTTCACCCTCTCATAATGCTGGCAGAGTTTGATTTGGCAATAAAATTGGTGGGTGCAACCATATTAAAACACTGTCCGTGACAGCATGATCATGACATGAGTACTATACTAACAACTAATTATTcagcaaaataaataacttatatTTTCCTTGATAAACTATGCAAGCCGGGAAATTTTCCGAGACATAGTCTATATAAGGaacaattaaaacaaaaaaaaaaatatattgattaCTTTTGTATAATacgataaatataaataaaaataatgtagcTCAATGGTTAAAgaatttgtaaaaaatttaaagaaattagGTTCGATTTTATCTAATAACCATTTTGAAATTAATTGTgagagagaacaaaaaagaCCAAGGGTGAGAAATTATAAACTCCACATGTCAATGGTATTGTGATGGTATTGATGAAATTATGATTGTGAATtggaaattaattcttgattgatTAGAAAAGAATAGAGGGAATTCAAAGAGAGAGGAGAACTTTCATTAACATTTTTACTTCCATTATTACCATTTATGATACTTCTATTTATATTACAATCATACGTgggaacaataaaaaattagttaaataatttaaaattattttatttattattatcaaaataattatataattttaaatataataaatatataattacggatgttatatgtataaaattataaatattatgttatata
This sequence is a window from Arachis duranensis cultivar V14167 chromosome 2, aradu.V14167.gnm2.J7QH, whole genome shotgun sequence. Protein-coding genes within it:
- the LOC107473667 gene encoding U-box domain-containing protein 3-like encodes the protein MHIGQTDTTSVKCLINSISRFLHLVSCQIVKPAPFQKICHNMVGVLKRLKPVLDDVMDYKLPFHQNMSKECEELDVRINEARDFIEKWGPKMSKILSVIQSSTLLIKLQSTSLDICHMIVRSLQSPPSASVLANLQNYIQELQCLEKETAMVYIEEALRNQRDNVQPSNELLKEIAELLKLTSNEELLKESIVVEKERLNAEVNKMKGDLDEINEIVNLVRNLRDYVMRTESLEVKTGLSIPPYFRCPLSLELMMDPVIVASGQTYDRQSIQKWLDNGLNVCPKTRQKLNHMNLTANYTVKAMIANWCQENSVKLCSNSLLDKSSCITTPADHSLPHDLANKCGFKSMNIDSISRSSLQNGNGNEKPKADNFVRSSEEYNGCRSGTVERCDQQSSDVHSRSESSFSSSISSTDCILPVSGQASGISDKPQNVDNVVGNKQSPASRIQGTRNDNLIMNNNNINTSAKQNDSRVDSHPILNSGAGEVATSSHVNKLIEELRSQSVEVQTIAAEELRLLTKNDMENRIIVGRCGAVEPLLSLLYSDMKITQEHAVTALLNLSINEDNKTLIMEAGAIEPLIHVLKTGNDGAKENSAAALFSLSVIENNKEKIGRSGAVKALVDLLAWGTLRGKKDAATALFNLSIFHDNKARIVQAGAVKFLVRLMDSADGMVDKAVALLSNLSTIPEGRIEIAREGGIPLLVEIVETGSHRGKENAASVLLQLCLHSTKFCILVLQEGAVPSLVALSQSGTPRAKEKAQQLLSHFRNQREGAAAKGKS